A genomic segment from Necator americanus strain Aroian chromosome III, whole genome shotgun sequence encodes:
- a CDS encoding hypothetical protein (NECATOR_CHRIII.G10489.T1), whose protein sequence is MFRTAVRVTSDVQERIDAINLAQRIANSNGYIGNVARRPDLGAQQEYATRVESNKINFCLPFITDDLSKAIRASLVKCGLEDQVRVVEIPPTNLKKQLVRNRMYDRFCLTPDCVICPFGKEGDCMVSGVVYLISCITCGDQYIGETGRPLCIRIKEHLRGMKQSNAATPLGVHRRQCHENVPFCVAVTILSYEPEIIARRTLEAFWINAKGPKMNRKEECLAVTNELALYQDLCGFDLRGRMRVAS, encoded by the coding sequence atgtttaggacagccgtaagggtgacatcagatgtccaggagcggatcgatgcgatcaacctagcgcaacgcatcgcgaattctaacggttacattggtaatgtagcacgtaggccagatcttggtgcgcagcaagaatatgccacacgggttgagtcgaataagatcaatttctgcctgcccttcataaccgacgacctgagtaaagctatacgggctagtctggtgaaatgcggtctcgaggaccaagtgagagttgtggaaatacctccaacaaatctcaaaaaacaactagttcgaaacagaatgtacgaccgcttctgtctcactccagactgtgtaatatgcccattcgggaaggaaggggactgcatggtctctggtgtagtctatctaatttcgtgcataacatgtggggaccaatacattggcgaaacagggcgccccctttgtattcgcattaaagaacatctaagggggatgaaacaatcgaatgcagcaactcccctcggagttcaccgcagacaatgtcatgaaaacgttcctttctgcgtagctgtcacaattctatcgtacgaacccgaaattatagctcgcagaactttagaagcgttttggataaatgcaaaaggtccaaaaatgaatagaaaggaagagtgcttagccgtgaccaacgagctggctctgtatcaagacctttgcgggtttgatctacggggtcgtatgcgggtcgcatcctaa
- a CDS encoding hypothetical protein (NECATOR_CHRIII.G10490.T1), giving the protein MQRSGLREIRELSTRGEIKVTISDKGGEFVVISRELDMAITRKHLDDATLYHSSSHEEFIKQSRRLNRVWVEIGKAAGLHKTMITKLKYELPTCPVLYLLIKTHKLSSFAFLSEDPDVFKVRPIISNVGGPTDRISWLLDAILAPLLNYVPAHLSNTNMFLEQLKRAHSEKECVIESFDATSLYTNVSNGAAMQAVFELLVEHRDTLDLHGFSIRQIMTLLDECLKCSIFRGAATTIDRSGDWPWDKD; this is encoded by the coding sequence ATGCAACGCTCTGGCCTACGTGAGATACGCGAACTCTCAACACGTGGCGAGATAAAGGTCACAATCAGCGATAAGGGAGGAGAGTTTGTGGTCATATCACGTGAACTAGACATGGCTATCACTCGAAAACATCTGGATGACGCTACACTCTACCACTCTTCGTCACATGAAGAGTTCATAAAACAGAGTCGCCGTCTCAATAGAGTTTGGGTAGAGATTGGAAAGGCTGCGGGGTTACATAAAACAATGATCACAAAGCTGAAATACGAACTTCCTACTTGCCCAGTTTTATACCTGCTAATAAAAACACACAAACTCTCTTCCTTTGCTTTCCTTTCAGAAGACCCGGATGTATTCAAAGTACGTCCTATCATAAGCAACGTAGGTGGCCCCACGGACAGAATATCTTGGCTTTTGGACGCTATACTTGCACCATTGCTCAACTATGTTCCCGCGCATCTATCCAACACCAACATGTTCCTTGAGCAGCTTAAAAGAGCGcattcagaaaaagaatgtgtcATCGAATCTTTCGATGCCACATCGCTTTATACAAATGTTTCCAACGGCGCTGCAATGCAAGCTGTGTTCGAGCTACTCGTAGAACATCGGGACACCTTAGACTTGCACGGGTTCTCCATAAGGCAAATTATGACGCTCCTGGATGAATGCTTAAAGTGCTCCATTTTTCGTGGGGCGGCAACTACTATAGACAGGTCAGGGGAttggccatgggacaaagactag